A single Drechmeria coniospora strain ARSEF 6962 chromosome 03, whole genome shotgun sequence DNA region contains:
- a CDS encoding VelB codes for MSPTFSPLPEQQQLHRTDSAFPPSMMPSSSPIYSCRQPSPPLQHHSQQRQHHQHHQQPPPPIAQPGQANLPQKENTPPYPPQRAQVPPQLPPHASSLQHHSVAQAHQTQLANQVMMTSQLQHPAVPDHRPANKDDASPSSGQMAAQGVLASFSKVDEATGRKYQFVYPSSFTMGAYSHDAATGREVDCNSIDHSMFVLNVDLWNDDGTREVNLVRSSTGSPSISSTTPYSYSSLNGGETSAAAFPQHALPANYDPACSPTHPLGYVQDYQMQPGFSHAQPLYTHSSTYGPPQQYFPQHQTFGQDGAVIPVPSQANMTQFHRNGIPVAPNYLQEQDSLARMAVVGGQPQGMFTRNLIGSLAASAFRLSDTSDHIGVWFVLQDLSVRTEGTFRLRFSFVNVGARGGARREGNTTKINTGRAPILASCFSDTFNVYSAKKFPGVCESTPLSKTFATQGIKIPIRKDANAKGGDDDDYGE; via the exons ATGAGCCCGACATTTTCACCCCTCCCTGAGCAGCAGCAGTTGCACAGAACCGACTCTGCCTTTCCGCCTTCGATGATGCCCAGCTCGTCACCCATTTACTCCTGCCGCCAGCCATCGCCACCTCTGCAACACCACTctcagcagcggcagcatcatCAGCACCATCAACAACCCCCACCGCCCATAGCTCAGCCAGGTCAAGCCAATCTCCCACAGAAAGAGAATACCCCGCCCTATCCTCCCCAACGCGCTCAGGTTCCCCCGCAGTTGCCACCGCACGCATCTTCTCTGCAGCATCATTCAGTTGCTCAAGCCCACCAGACCCAGCTCGCAAATCAGGTCATGATGACTTCCCAGTTGCAACATCCAGCGGTTCCTGACCATCGCCCTGCCAACAAGGATGATGCGTCGCCCTCTTCCGGTCAAATGGCTGCGCAAGGGGTGCTTGCATCGTTCTCAAAGGTCGACGAAGCAACAGGTCGGAAGTACCAGTTCGTATACCCTTCTTCGTTCACGATGGGTGCCTACTCTCATG ATGCCGCTACGGGTCGAGAGGTAGACTGCAA TTCTATTGACCACTCAATGTTTGTTCTTAATGTGGATTTATggaacgacgacgggacCCGGGAGGTGAACCTGGTGCGCTCCTCAACGGGGAGCCCATCCATTTCCTCCACTACGCCGTATTCTTATTCAAGTTTGAACGGCGGAGAGACGTCCGCAGCTGCCTTTCCCCAGCATGCTCTCCCAGCGAATTACGATCCAGCATGCAGCCCGACACACCCCTTGGGCTACGTGCAGGATTATCAGATGCAGCCAGGATTTAGCCACG CGCAGCCATTGTACACACATAGTAGCACTTACGGTCCTCCGCAACAGTATTTCCCGCAGCATCAGACATTTGGTCAAGATGGTGCCGTTATACCGGTGCCTTCCCAGGCAAATATGACCCAATTTCATAGGAACGGTATTCCAGTGGCTCCGAACTATCTTCAGGAGCAGGATTCTCTGGCCAGAATGGCCGTTGTTGGGGGTCAGCCACAAGGCATGTTTACAAGGAACCTCATCGGCAGCCTTGCTGCCAGTGCATTCCGACTTAGCGACACCTCGGATCACATAGGCGTTTGGTTTGTGCTCCAGGACCTCAGTGTGCGCACAGAGGGTACCTTCCG CCTCCGATTCTCCTTTGTTAATGTCGGAGCACGAGGTGGCGCTCGTCGAGAAGGAAATACCACCAAGATCAACACCGGCCGAGCGCCGATCCTAGCATCATGTTTCAGCGACACTTTCAACGTCTACTCCGCCAAGAAATTTCCTGGCGTGTGCGAGAGCACTCCTCTGAGCAAGACGTTTGCCACGCAAGGCATCAAGATTCCCATTCGCAAGGATGCCAATGCCAAAGGGGGAGATGACGATGACTATGGCGAGTAA
- a CDS encoding putative zinc finger protein crol gamma, giving the protein MPGVPQALSRPAGAVQMAPTANMDPAGKAVALSLPASAPPPAHHDQNHQNHPDEIANDTSPQSTTSLAGVPVTDSPTPMEIDGSGRGEPLPQLAVQDDRAPPGSLSYPPSLQASAVLEQPARGMSFPMPSQMQTSPTPSSGRKHKCPYCNTEFTRHHNLKSHLLTHSQEKPYVCTDCQMRFRRLHDLKRHGKLHTGEKPHICTKCDRKFARGDALARHSKGSGGCAGRRASLGSFADGDELGGVIGDGIESAMSTIPYDAVDEDLRRQSLPGIGSQHAAPTDSYGAHPRTYPPAGPPRPNTTVVYPPNANVMPNQQTNATSNSAHSIPNNMTSGHTANTVVSALAGGGANAAVYSQSVMTESPKPMSPDHEHEQEHQHENEHENDLNNNGPRPRSPGPPQQLQQRPPGRRPSALQSPEREQPRPKLPALSHHGFAASGSAGYLHGRPPATAQPGGGVESGNMFAQSDPSVWAYIQTLEEKVKSLVDKMLFLDEEVANLKKQVEREGRDAIS; this is encoded by the coding sequence ATGCCGGGAGTCCCCCAGGCCTTGAGCCGTCCCGCAGGTGCGGTTCAGATGGCTCCGACGGCCAACATGGACCCCGCCGGTAAGGCGGTCGCATTGTCACTCCCGGCGAGCGCCCCCCCGCCGGCTCATCATGATCAAAATCATCAGAATCATCCCGACGAGATTGCAAACGACACCAGCCCGCAGAGCACGACGAGCTTGGCCGGCGTGCCGGTCACGGATAGCCCTACCCCCATGGAGATAgacggcagcggccgaggcgaaccCCTTCCGCAGTTGGCTGTCCAGGACGATCGGGCACCACCCGGGTCGTTGTCCTACCCGCCGTCCCTGCAGGCCAGTGCAGTGCTGGAGCAGCCTGCTCGCGGCATGAGCTTCCCTATGCCCAGCCAGATGCAAACCTCGCCGACTCCTTCAAGCGGCAGGAAACACAAATGCCCCTACTGCAACACCGAGTTTACGCGTCACCACAACCTCAAGAGCCACTTATTGACGCATAGTCAGGAAAAGCCTTACGTCTGCACAGATTGTCAAATGCGCTTCCGCAGGCTCCACGACCTCAAGAGGCACGGCAAGCTGCACACGGGTGAGAAGCCTCATATCTGCACCAAGTGCGACCGAAAGTTCGCCAGAGGCGACGCGTTGGCGCGACACAGCAAAGGCTCCGGCGGCTgcgcaggccgtcgagcgagcTTGGGGAGCTTTGCTGACGGAGACGAGCTCGGAGGTGTCATAGGCGATGGCATCGAATCGGCCATGTCGACCATTCCTtacgacgccgtcgatgaggaTTTGCGAAGGCAGAGCCTCCCCGGCATAGGAAGCCAGCACGCGGCGCCTACCGattcgtacggagcacatccACGCACGTATCCACCAGCAgggccgccgcgcccgaACACCACCGTCGTGTACCCTCCCAATGCCAATGTTATGCCGAATCAGCAGACGAATGCAACCTCCAACAGCGCACATAGTATTCCAAACAACATGACGAGTGGCCATACCGCCAACACGGTCGtctccgccctcgccggTGGGGGGGCCAATGCGGCCGTGTATTCCCAGTCGGTGATGACGGAGAGTCCGAAGCCGATGAGCCCGGATCACGAGCATGAGCAAGAACACCAACACGAGAACGAGCACGAGAACGACCTGAACAACAACGGTCCCCGTCCGCGATCGCCCGGCCCACCCCAGCAGCTGCAACAGCGACCGCCGGGCAGGCGGCCATCGGCGCTGCAGTCCCCGGAAAGGGAACAGCCTCGACCCAAGCTACCCGCTTTGTCACATCATGGCTTCGCGGCGTCAGGTTCGGCGGGATACCTTCACGGCAGACCGCCTGCGACGGCGCAACCCGGTGGTGGTGTTGAGAGCGGCAACATGTTCGCCCAGAGCGACCCGAGCGTATGGGCGTATATCCAGACGCTCGAAGAAAAGGTTAAATCATTGGTGGACAAGATGCTCTTtctggacgaggaggtggcCAATTTGAAGAAGCAGGTAGAGCGCGAAGGCCGAGACGCCATCTCCTGA
- a CDS encoding plasma membrane SNARE protein, with product MKKFGFGRKGGGDDDDESSRSALFSRKKTSSSANQPDNPYAKGAVPGDPYADNAKYANVASYQQSSQNASSSQRPGMGGQALSHSTAAQSTSAYGSPGGSSGGVNGEDSYGSYGADRYGSNKGYGSNRYGANSGTSPAAGARGPSGYGGFGRSADNAPDENRDALFSGAHERLAQKQAPASHDIPSSGSYEQSGTAGGSYYGYGEERELTAEEQEEADYQAILAEKRQLQQESSSSVSRSVQMARQANEVGQATLARLGAQGERLHNTEKNLDLAANQNKIAQDRAAELKTLNRSMFAVHVGNPFTSKQRQQKADDEVLNRHRSERDERESTRRDGFASNQRMENTLRDINSAGRQQQQQVRKKDYGKFNLEDEEGADEIEDQINEGIDELQSQVSMMNMVGRAIGREVDSQNKQIDRIMTKVRCPATATLVPLDVDG from the coding sequence ATGAAGAAGTTCGGCTTTGGGAGgaagggcggcggcgatgatgatgacgaaaGCAGCCGCAGCGCCCTCTTCTCCCGCAAGAAgacatcatcgtcggccaaTCAGCCAGACAATCCCTACGCCAAAGGTGCCGTCCCCGGCGATCCGTACGCAGACAACGCAAAGTACGCCAACGTCGCGTCATATCAGCAGAGTAGTCAAAATGCTAGTAGCTCCCAGCGCCCCGGCATGGGAGGGCAGGCTCTGAGCCACTCTACGGCAGCTCAATCGACCTCCGCCTACGGCAGCCCCGGCGGCTCCAGCGGGGGTGTTAATGGCGAAGACAGCTACGGCAGCTACGGTGCCGATCGATACGGTTCCAACAAAGGATACGGCTCCAACCGCTACGGCGCCAACAGCGGTACCAGCCCAGCGGCTGGGGCCAGAGGTCCCAGTGGATATGGCGGATTTGGCCGCTCCGCCGACAACGCACCCGATGAGAACCGCGACGCCCTCTTCTCCGGTGCCCATGAACGACTCGCTCAGAAGCAGGCCCCTGCCTCCCACGACATTCCCTCCTCTGGCTCTTACGAGCAATCCGGCACTGCTGGGGGATCATATTATGGTTATGGCGAAGAGAGGGAATTGACCGCGGAAGAACAGGAAGAGGCGGATTACCAGGCCATCTTGGCGGAGAAGAGGCAACTACAGCAAGAGAGCTCCTCCTCAGTATCTCGCTCGGTGCAGATGGCACGTCAGGCCAATGAAGTCGGTCAGGCCACACTTGCCCGACTCGGGGCACAGGGCGAGCGGCTCCACAACACCGAGAAGAATCTGGATCTTGCCGCAAACCAGAACAAGATCGCCCAAGATAGGGCCGCGGAGCTCAAGACGTTGAACCGAAGTATGTTCGCCGTCCACGTAGGCAACCCTTTCACCTCGaagcagcgccagcagaaggccgacgatgaagtTTTGAATCGTCATCGGTCAGAGCGAGACGAGCGAGAAAGCACCCGGCGAGACGGATTCGCATCCAATCAGCGCATGGAGAACACTTTGCGAGATATCAATTCTGCTGGccgtcagcagcagcagcaggttcGGAAGAAAGATTACGGCAAGTTCAACCTTGAAGACGAAGAGGGTGCCGATGAGATCGAGGACCAGATCAATGAGGGAATCGACGAGCTCCAGAGCCAGGTTTCGATGATGAACATGGTCGGCCGAGCCATCGGTCGGGAGGTGGATTCACAAAACAAACAGATTGACAGAATTATGACCAAGGTACGATGtccggccacggccacccTAGTCCCCCTTGACGTTGATGGCTAA
- a CDS encoding Helicase translates to MPSAGVEPPAKRRKWQKDANMVTIGGKAFSLEGYLDPTSRSEPTKATTLPETLATTADDKTKCSALSAEKKSDSRPRKDGRTGDRTRAPKIVAEDAALLKSRQELPIWHHRSEIQAALRNPDCNVLVLVGETGSGKSTQVPQFLYQESWCRRRKAKPSGSQDEVAVGGTIAITQPRRVAATTLAQRVSREVGTPLGKGKPDGLVGYSVRFDHVVPRGTKIKFLTEGTLLQELLRDPQLRQYSAVIVDEIHERSLDVDLLVGFLKQILTDGFHGRGGIPLKVVIMSATADVDVIRKFFTNPPGSDNMSERLQVVRIKGRQYPVEIMHEPRPVPDIQDALMKRILKIHLEEPLPGDILAFFTGQEEIESAQKLIEEHAQSLASNVPKIKVCPLYGQLSMEGQRDAFMPAGAPFTRKIVLATNIAETSVTVPGVRYVVDCGKAKVKKYRPRLGMESLLATVISKSSALQRSGRAGREGPGKCFRLYSESTFESFQDSDLPEILRSDVLSAVLTMKARGVGDVLSFPLMDTPDSDSIERALLQLHYLGALSGDGAITLAGETMAKLPIPAPYGAVLLAAARPEFDCVVEAIDIISCITSGEDIFLQLQSEEAQEEVGALRKEIQRREGDIITYLTSMQRYTGENADRNEWCKRLRMNMRNMRQALNIRRQLRGMCLKEKLLTGPLPADPQPFTPIDPVRADIIVKCFMRGFGLKTAMLAPDGSYVTVQGKHVVAIHPASVLHGQKKEAIMFLEHVFTNKNYAKRVSAIRANWIVEALESRY, encoded by the coding sequence ATGCCATCTGCAGGTGTAGAACCACCTGCAAAGAGGCGAAAATGGCAGAAAGACGCCAACATGGTTACCATTGGAGGCAAGGCCTTCTCGCTGGAAGGGTATTTGGATCCAACGTCAAGGTCCGAACCTACTAAGGCTACCACGCTTCCGGAGACATTGGCAACGACGGCAGACGACAAGACGAAATGTTCCGCTCTTTCAGCAGAAAAGAAGTCCGACTCGCGTCCAAGAAAAGACGGTCGAACAGGCGATCGGACTCGTGCACCAAAAATCGTTGCGGAGGATGCTGCCCTGCTCAAGTCACGTCAAGAGCTCCCCATCTGGCATCACCGCTCCGAAATCCAGGCTGCCCTGCGCAATCCCGACTGCaacgtcctcgtcctcgtcggtgagACTGGCTCCGGTAAGAGTACACAAGTTCCACAGTTCCTCTACCAAGAGTCGTGGTGCCGGCGTCGAAAGGCCAAGCCATCCGGGTCTCAGGACGAAGTGGCCGTTGGCGGAACTATTGCCATAACGCAGCCGAGACGTGTGGCCGCGACGACGTTAGCTCAGAGGGTGTCGCGGGAGGTCGGTACTCCACTAGGCAAGGGGAAGCCAGATGGCTTGGTGGGCTACTCAGTCCGCTTTGATCATGTCGTTCCTCGTGGAACAAAGATCAAGTTCCTCACTGAGGGCACTCTGCTTCAAGAGCTTCTCCGGGACCCACAGCTGCGACAGTATAGTGCCGTAATTGTGGACGAAATTCACGAAAGAAGCCTTGACGTCGACCTCCTTGTCGGTTTCTTAAAGCAGATCCTGACCGACGGTTTTCACGGCCGGGGTGGTATTCCGCTCAAGGTGGTCATCATGAGCGCCACGGCAGATGTCGACGTTATTCGAAAGTTCTTTACCAACCCTCCCGGCTCGGACAACATGTCTGAACGCCTGCAAGTCGTTCGGATCAAGGGGCGTCAGTACCCTGTGGAAATCATGCATGAGCCACGGCCAGTTCCCGACATCCAAGATGCACTCATGAAACGGATCCTCAAGATTCATCTCGAAGAACCTCTTCCCGGTGATATTCTAGCTTTTTTCACAGGCCAGGAAGAGATCGAGTCTGCGCAAAAGTTGATCGAGGAACACGCCCAATCGTTGGCCTCCAACGTGCCCAAAATCAAGGTCTGCCCCTTGTACGGCCAATTGTCGATGGAAGGGCAGCGTGATGCATTCATGCCGGCCGGGGCTCCCTTCACGCGGAAGATTGTCCTCGCCACAAACATTGCCGAAACGTCGGTGACGGTCCCCGGCGTTCGATATGTCGTCGACTGCGGCAAAGCCAAGGTGAAGAAGTACCGGCCGCGACTGGGCATGGAATCACTGTTAGCCACCGTCATCTCGAAGTCATCAGCCTTGCAGCGGtctggccgagctggccgcgAAGGTCCCGGCAAGTGCTTCCGCCTATACTCCGAGAGCACGTTCGAGTCGTTCCAGGACTCGGATCTGCCTGAAATCCTACGAAGCGACGTCCTCAGTGCCGTCCTTACCATGAAGGCCCGTGGCGTGGGCGACGTTCTATCCTTCCCTCTCATGGACACGCCCGACTCGGATTCCATCGAGAGGGCCCTCTTGCAACTTCACTACTTGGGTGCGCTTAGCGGCGACGGGGCAATCACGCTAGCTGGTGAGACGATGGCAAAATTGCCCATCCCTGCGCCGTACGGTGCCGTACTtctggcggcggcaaggcccGAGTTCGACTGTGTTGTCGAGGCAATCGACATCATCTCTTGCATCACATCAGGTGAGGACATATTCCTCCAGCTTCAATCGGAAGAGGCCCAGGAAGAGGTCGGGGCGTTGCGGAAAGAGATACAGAGGCGAGAGGGCGACATCATCACGTATCTCACGAGCATGCAACGATACACGGGAGAGAATGCGGATAGAAACGAGTGGTGCAAGCGGCTGAGGATGAACATGCGCAACATGAGGCAGGCGCTGAACATTCGAAGGCAGCTTCGAGGCATGTGCCTCAAGGAGAAGCTCTTGACAGGGCCACTACCGGCCGACCCGCAACCATTTACGCCAATCGATCCCGTGAGGGCTGATATCATTGTCAAGTGCTTCATGCGAGGGTTTGGTTTGAAAACGGCGATGCTGGCTCCAGACGGCAGTTACGTCACAGTCCAAGGCAAGCACGTCGTTGCCATTCACCCTGCGAGTGTCCTGCACGGGCAAAAAAAGGAGGCCATCATGTTCCTCGAGCATGTGTTCACCAATAAGAACTACGCGAAGAGGGTGTCTGCCATTCGCGCCAACTGGATTGTGGAGGCGCTGGAGTCGAGATATTAA
- a CDS encoding hypothetical protein (related to acetate non-utilizing protein 9, mitochondrial precursor): MRPTLVRLVSEIVPTGTRPDATALLPPIPLYRRLFRAHRKHLPADMRVLGDEYVKAEFRAGRKISNPAHLIGFLTEWQLYAQKIEGDSWAGDKLEEGKLQNMSGRPHPPQASKSQDDVVLTRRGATTSTERPF; this comes from the exons ATGAGGCCGACACTCGTCCGGCTGGTATCCGAAATCGTGCCAACAGGCACTCGACCAGATGCCACCGCTCTACTACCACCAATACCTCTCTACCGGAGACTTTTCCGTGCACATCGGAAGCATCTACCTGCCGACATGCGCGTTCTTGGAGACGAGTATGTGAAGGCCGAGTTTAGGGCTGGTCGAAAGATCAGCAACCCAGCACACTTG ATTGGCTTCCTCACCGAGTGGCAGCTGTATGCCCAAAAGATCGAAGGAGACTCGTGGGCCGGCGACAAGCTCGAAGAGGGAAAGCTCCAGAACATGAGCGGTAGGCCTCACCCGCCTCAGGCAAGCAAATCTCAAGACGACGTCGTTCTGACTCGAC GCGGTGCGACAACATCAACGGAGCGGCCATTCTGA